One segment of Clostridia bacterium DNA contains the following:
- a CDS encoding M2 family metallopeptidase, with translation MDIRELISNRVASISSLTRKINEASWRADTTGDADQRRAATEGRKRLGQLLSDPDDYQTLRQAESAGTQDPLLAREISVLARMYARNQMTVEEITQQADLESEITEIFVHFRANLDGQTASENDINQVLAQERDTSRRRRAWEASKQIGRQSGPKVIELVEARNRAARRMGYSNFYSMSLALDELDEADLFTLVDSLASKTDALFQVEKAKLDRSLAERFGVSAHEVGPWHYSDPFFQRAPVDGSVNLDPVFEGLDFPELARRFYAGIGMDVDDILSRSDLYERPGKYQHAYCNDIDREGDIRTICNLRDNHEWMATLLHELGHGVYFKYIDRKLPYLLREHAHSLTTEAVAMVMGNQVFDARWLTEIAGVDERHARELEAAAARVSALESLIFIRWCVVMVSFERALYENPRRDLNVLWWELVRRYQMVQPPAGRNEPDWAAKIHIALYPAYYQNYMLGGLLSTQLQSTIARRFGTKSFTNMRAAGQWLIQAVFEPGAKWPWNEMIERATGSNLSEQAFVETISVLED, from the coding sequence ATGGATATCCGCGAGTTGATCTCGAACCGTGTCGCGTCCATCAGCAGCCTCACTCGCAAGATCAACGAGGCTAGTTGGCGCGCCGACACCACCGGCGACGCCGACCAGCGCCGCGCGGCCACGGAAGGCAGAAAGCGTCTGGGCCAACTGCTTTCAGATCCCGATGACTACCAGACGCTGAGGCAGGCTGAGTCTGCCGGGACGCAGGATCCACTGCTTGCCCGGGAGATCTCGGTGCTCGCCAGAATGTACGCCCGAAACCAGATGACTGTTGAGGAGATCACCCAGCAGGCCGACCTTGAAAGCGAGATTACCGAGATCTTCGTGCACTTCAGGGCCAACCTCGACGGGCAGACGGCATCCGAAAACGACATCAACCAGGTGCTTGCCCAGGAGCGCGATACGTCCAGGCGCCGCAGGGCCTGGGAGGCCTCTAAGCAGATCGGGCGGCAATCGGGCCCTAAGGTGATTGAACTGGTCGAGGCGCGCAACCGCGCCGCCAGGAGAATGGGATACTCTAACTTCTATTCTATGTCCCTCGCCCTGGATGAACTGGACGAGGCTGACCTGTTCACCCTGGTTGACTCTCTGGCTTCAAAGACCGACGCCCTGTTTCAGGTAGAAAAGGCCAAGCTAGATAGGTCACTGGCCGAAAGATTCGGCGTTTCAGCACACGAGGTGGGCCCGTGGCACTACTCAGACCCATTCTTCCAGCGCGCTCCGGTGGATGGCAGTGTGAACCTGGATCCCGTCTTTGAGGGACTAGACTTTCCTGAACTCGCTCGCAGGTTCTACGCAGGCATCGGAATGGACGTGGACGATATTCTGTCTCGAAGCGATCTGTACGAGCGCCCCGGGAAGTATCAGCATGCGTACTGCAACGACATCGACCGTGAGGGCGACATTCGCACAATCTGCAACCTGCGCGACAATCACGAATGGATGGCCACGCTCCTGCACGAATTGGGCCATGGCGTGTACTTCAAGTACATCGATCGCAAGCTGCCCTACCTGCTGCGCGAGCATGCCCACTCCCTCACAACAGAGGCGGTGGCGATGGTCATGGGGAACCAGGTATTCGACGCACGTTGGCTCACCGAGATCGCAGGTGTTGATGAGCGCCATGCCCGAGAGCTGGAGGCTGCCGCAGCGCGGGTATCTGCCCTCGAGTCTCTCATATTCATCCGTTGGTGCGTGGTGATGGTCAGCTTCGAACGCGCCCTTTACGAGAACCCGCGCCGTGACCTGAACGTCCTGTGGTGGGAGTTGGTGCGCCGCTACCAGATGGTTCAGCCGCCGGCCGGACGCAACGAGCCCGATTGGGCCGCAAAGATACACATTGCCCTCTACCCAGCCTACTACCAAAACTACATGCTCGGCGGACTGCTGTCGACACAGCTTCAGTCCACCATCGCTCGGCGCTTCGGAACCAAGTCGTTCACAAACATGCGCGCAGCTGGCCAATGGCTGATCCAGGCGGTGTTTGAGCCCGGAGCGAAGTGGCCATGGAATGAGATGATCGAGCGAGCCACAGGCAGCAACCTAAGCGAACAGGCCTTCGTAGAGACTATTTCGGTGCTGGAGGATTGA
- a CDS encoding sigma-54-dependent Fis family transcriptional regulator, producing the protein MASEITHQPHIAEAWQRFVKTGDVDEAALRPEVAASWRRSKEAMVDPRDALGRLSLDHSGVDALRESHSDLIEVARHFMSGLYRFVAGSGFIVILADEQGRVMEVLGDEDALQRAGLVNLVPGSSWAEHHVGTNGIGTALASMTPLQISGYEHYCERFHTWTCSAAPILGEQGQIIGALQMSGPSTCTHAHTLGMIVAAAEAVRAQVRINAKIRQLTLLNDNLNKMFLITSDGILLVDDRGITQRANPAAEGILGAPMASTEPDGPYTKPIYELVNKPHYFTQMLGMGKAFDDIDMALKTRGGPVHCLVAAKPIRDDEGNISGGVISLNPSKRITKLISRYSGSYATFRFEDILGRDEKLRRAVELASIAAQSDSNVLICGESGTGKEMIAQAIHNRSRRVDRPFVPVNCGAIPRELVGSELFGYEEGAFTGAARGGRPGKFELASGGTLFLDEIGDMPLEQQVALHRVLQDKHVIRIGGSAVTQTDVRVISATNKDLLQAVARGSFRQDLYYRLNVIQIQLPPLRERPDDIPLLFDYFLAKTGSRLGTEVNEVDPRVIECLMGYDWPGNVRELQNVVERMVSIATDGRIGLQYVPEEILSPHQLARAVAPVVAPAAGQVIAPAVAPATGPVVAPAAGPEARFADFEDERRRMRRMLQRREQERLLALMQEYGGNISRVAQELGVSRNTVYRRIHRFSTCDQTGQATR; encoded by the coding sequence ATGGCTTCCGAGATCACACACCAACCACATATTGCTGAGGCGTGGCAGCGTTTTGTGAAGACAGGGGATGTTGACGAGGCGGCGCTTCGTCCTGAGGTTGCTGCCTCATGGAGGAGATCGAAGGAGGCCATGGTCGATCCCAGGGATGCACTGGGCCGCCTGTCGCTGGATCACTCAGGTGTTGACGCACTGCGCGAGAGCCACAGCGACTTGATCGAGGTGGCGCGCCACTTCATGTCCGGCCTGTACAGATTCGTCGCCGGATCAGGCTTCATCGTGATTCTGGCCGACGAGCAAGGGCGGGTAATGGAGGTGCTTGGCGATGAAGACGCCCTGCAGCGCGCTGGTCTCGTCAACCTCGTGCCCGGGTCGAGCTGGGCCGAACACCACGTTGGCACCAATGGAATCGGCACCGCCCTGGCATCGATGACCCCTTTGCAGATTTCAGGTTACGAGCACTACTGCGAGCGCTTTCACACCTGGACGTGCTCTGCGGCGCCGATCCTCGGCGAGCAGGGGCAGATAATCGGGGCGTTGCAGATGTCGGGCCCCTCTACTTGCACACACGCCCACACGCTGGGAATGATAGTGGCAGCAGCGGAAGCCGTCCGGGCGCAGGTGCGCATCAATGCCAAGATACGCCAGCTCACGTTGCTCAACGACAACCTCAATAAGATGTTCTTGATCACGTCAGACGGAATACTACTTGTAGATGACCGTGGCATTACGCAGCGCGCTAACCCGGCAGCCGAAGGAATCCTGGGGGCGCCGATGGCTTCAACCGAACCAGATGGGCCATACACAAAACCCATCTATGAACTGGTGAACAAGCCGCACTACTTCACTCAGATGCTGGGAATGGGCAAAGCTTTCGATGATATCGATATGGCGCTGAAGACCCGTGGCGGACCCGTGCATTGCTTAGTGGCTGCCAAGCCCATTCGCGACGATGAAGGCAACATCAGCGGCGGCGTCATATCGCTCAACCCGTCCAAGCGGATAACCAAGCTGATCAGCAGGTATAGTGGGTCGTACGCGACCTTCAGGTTCGAAGACATCTTAGGGCGCGACGAGAAGCTGCGCCGGGCGGTAGAACTCGCTTCCATCGCTGCCCAGAGCGACAGCAATGTACTGATATGCGGAGAGAGCGGCACTGGAAAGGAAATGATCGCTCAGGCGATACATAACCGAAGTCGCCGTGTGGACAGGCCGTTCGTTCCAGTCAACTGCGGAGCCATCCCCCGCGAACTCGTTGGAAGTGAGCTGTTCGGCTATGAAGAAGGAGCTTTCACGGGCGCCGCGCGCGGTGGGCGCCCAGGCAAGTTCGAGCTGGCCTCAGGCGGCACCCTATTTCTTGACGAAATCGGCGACATGCCCCTTGAGCAACAGGTGGCTTTGCATCGGGTCCTGCAGGACAAGCACGTCATCCGAATTGGCGGCAGCGCTGTCACCCAGACAGACGTGCGGGTGATCAGCGCCACCAACAAAGACTTGCTGCAGGCGGTAGCCAGAGGCAGTTTCAGGCAGGACCTCTACTACAGGCTCAACGTTATCCAGATACAGTTGCCCCCGCTGCGTGAACGGCCAGACGACATACCGTTGCTGTTCGACTACTTCCTGGCCAAGACAGGCAGCAGGCTCGGCACGGAAGTGAACGAGGTGGATCCGCGCGTCATAGAATGCCTGATGGGCTACGACTGGCCAGGCAACGTGCGCGAACTGCAGAATGTAGTTGAGCGCATGGTGAGCATTGCGACAGATGGAAGGATCGGGCTGCAGTACGTACCGGAAGAGATCTTGAGCCCTCACCAATTGGCGCGGGCGGTTGCTCCAGTGGTTGCGCCAGCAGCTGGGCAGGTGATTGCGCCCGCGGTTGCGCCGGCAACTGGGCCGGTGGTTGCGCCAGCGGCTGGACCGGAGGCGCGGTTCGCAGACTTTGAAGACGAAAGGCGTCGTATGCGCCGGATGCTCCAGCGGCGCGAGCAGGAGCGCCTGCTGGCCCTCATGCAGGAATACGGAGGCAACATCAGCCGTGTCGCCCAGGAGCTCGGAGTTTCGCGCAATACGGTTTACCGAAGGATTCACAGGTTCTCAACGTGCGACCAGACGGGACAGGCCACTCGGTGA
- a CDS encoding aldehyde dehydrogenase family protein, with protein sequence MQKPMDRHYKLFIDGKWVDGKEGKTFDTYCPANGELLATCADAGKQDVDLAVQAAWKAFESWKNTSPVERSTILLKIADLIDANAEKLAMVETIDNGKPIRETMSVDVPLASDHFRYFAGVIRAEEGTAVMIDKDHMSIILSEPLGVIGQIVPWNFPFLMAAWKIAPALAAGCAVVIKPSSATPLSTLEFAKLLQEAVPPGVVNVITGHGSTTGEYMLSHQGFRKLAFTGSTDVGYSIARAAADKLIPATLELGGKSANIFFADCPWERAIEGVQIGILFNQGQVCCAGSRVFVHEDIYDKFLAECVAAFNKVKVGLPWEKDTIMGSQINETQLKKILSYIDVGKKEGARVACGGERLVQGELAKGAFMKPTILADVTNNMRVAQEEIFGPVVCFIKFHDEDEVIKMANDNEYGLGGAVWTRDINRALRVARAVETGRMWINDYNNLPAHAPFGGYKKSGIGRETHKMMLAYYTQKKNIFISMAETKSGMY encoded by the coding sequence ATGCAGAAGCCTATGGACAGGCACTACAAGCTGTTCATCGACGGGAAGTGGGTAGACGGTAAGGAGGGCAAGACGTTTGACACGTATTGCCCAGCGAACGGAGAGCTGCTTGCCACGTGTGCAGACGCGGGCAAGCAGGACGTGGACCTCGCCGTTCAGGCGGCGTGGAAGGCCTTTGAAAGCTGGAAGAACACAAGTCCCGTGGAGCGGTCTACGATCCTGCTGAAAATCGCCGATCTCATCGATGCAAACGCGGAGAAACTGGCCATGGTGGAGACCATCGACAACGGCAAGCCGATACGCGAGACGATGTCGGTGGATGTGCCTCTGGCGTCCGACCATTTCCGTTACTTTGCCGGCGTCATCAGGGCCGAGGAAGGCACAGCGGTGATGATCGACAAGGATCACATGAGCATCATTCTCAGCGAGCCACTCGGAGTCATAGGCCAGATAGTCCCGTGGAACTTCCCATTCCTCATGGCGGCCTGGAAGATCGCGCCGGCGCTCGCAGCGGGATGCGCCGTGGTGATCAAGCCATCTTCAGCGACCCCGCTCTCAACGCTCGAATTCGCCAAGTTGCTTCAGGAAGCAGTCCCACCGGGCGTCGTCAACGTGATCACCGGTCACGGTTCCACCACCGGCGAGTACATGCTCAGCCACCAGGGCTTCCGGAAACTGGCGTTCACCGGCTCCACTGACGTTGGATACAGCATTGCGCGGGCCGCAGCCGACAAACTCATTCCGGCAACCCTCGAGCTTGGCGGCAAGTCGGCTAACATCTTCTTCGCCGACTGCCCGTGGGAAAGGGCCATTGAAGGCGTGCAGATCGGCATCCTGTTCAACCAGGGGCAGGTGTGCTGCGCAGGCTCCAGGGTCTTCGTCCATGAAGACATATACGATAAGTTCCTCGCGGAGTGCGTAGCTGCGTTCAATAAGGTGAAGGTGGGCCTGCCGTGGGAGAAGGACACGATCATGGGCTCGCAGATCAACGAGACTCAGCTCAAGAAGATACTGTCGTATATCGATGTCGGCAAGAAGGAAGGGGCCCGCGTGGCCTGCGGCGGCGAGAGGCTCGTCCAGGGCGAACTGGCCAAGGGGGCTTTCATGAAGCCTACCATCCTTGCCGACGTCACGAACAACATGAGAGTCGCGCAGGAAGAGATATTCGGGCCTGTAGTGTGCTTCATCAAGTTCCACGATGAAGACGAGGTCATCAAGATGGCCAACGATAACGAATACGGACTGGGCGGCGCCGTGTGGACTCGGGACATCAACCGTGCGCTTCGCGTTGCCAGAGCCGTCGAGACCGGGCGGATGTGGATCAACGATTACAACAACCTGCCTGCCCACGCCCCGTTCGGCGGGTATAAGAAGTCCGGCATAGGCAGGGAGACGCACAAGATGATGCTGGCGTACTATACGCAGAAGAAGAACATCTTCATCAGCATGGCCGAGACCAAGTCCGGTATGTACTAA
- a CDS encoding ABC transporter substrate-binding protein, producing the protein MRKVARMFATAFIVAFALVCLTSYLNSSNGYSGGNTLTIYNWGDYIDPDLVEKFQQQTGIKVIYQTFDSNEAMLTKIAHGGTTFDVVIPSDYAINKMKQEGLLVPLDHSKIPNLKRIDQRFLDLPFDEGNEYSVPYFWGTFGIIYNPEMVEGREFTGWDDLWDEGLRGEILLMDSAREVMGMGLNSLHYSLNDTDINHLQEAQRKLSELTPNVKAIVGDEVKMLLANEEAAIGVVWSGDAAIIMSENDKLDYVIPREGSLLWFDNMVIPTTARNVEGAHLFINFMLDPENAAQNTEYVGYSTPNERALEYLPEEITSDRRFYPGPDITEKLEVCVNLGRRMLSYYNELFLEFKMHRKSS; encoded by the coding sequence ATGAGGAAAGTTGCGCGCATGTTCGCCACGGCGTTCATCGTGGCGTTTGCCTTGGTCTGTCTCACGTCGTATCTGAACTCGTCCAACGGCTATTCGGGTGGGAATACCCTCACCATCTATAACTGGGGAGATTACATCGACCCCGACCTAGTCGAGAAGTTCCAGCAACAGACAGGAATCAAGGTAATCTATCAGACCTTTGATTCCAACGAAGCGATGCTGACGAAGATTGCCCACGGGGGGACTACATTCGACGTGGTGATCCCATCTGACTATGCGATCAACAAGATGAAGCAGGAAGGGCTGCTAGTTCCCCTTGATCACTCCAAGATTCCAAACTTGAAACGCATCGACCAGCGTTTTCTGGATCTACCCTTTGACGAGGGTAATGAGTACTCTGTCCCCTACTTCTGGGGGACGTTCGGGATCATCTATAACCCCGAAATGGTTGAAGGGAGAGAGTTCACAGGCTGGGATGATCTGTGGGATGAAGGACTGAGGGGCGAGATCCTGCTTATGGACAGTGCCCGTGAAGTGATGGGCATGGGCCTGAACAGCCTCCACTATTCCCTGAATGACACGGATATCAACCATCTTCAGGAAGCACAGCGGAAACTGAGTGAGCTTACCCCGAACGTGAAGGCGATTGTCGGGGACGAGGTCAAAATGCTGCTTGCAAATGAAGAAGCTGCAATCGGAGTCGTCTGGTCGGGTGATGCTGCGATAATCATGAGCGAAAACGATAAACTCGATTATGTAATACCCAGGGAAGGGTCGCTCTTGTGGTTCGACAACATGGTAATTCCAACAACGGCCAGGAACGTGGAGGGGGCGCACCTATTCATCAACTTCATGCTTGATCCGGAGAATGCTGCCCAAAACACTGAATACGTCGGGTATTCCACACCCAATGAAAGAGCTCTCGAGTATCTGCCAGAGGAGATTACGAGCGACAGACGATTCTACCCTGGCCCCGATATCACCGAGAAGCTGGAGGTGTGCGTGAACCTCGGAAGACGGATGCTTAGCTACTACAATGAGCTTTTCCTTGAGTTCAAGATGCATAGGAAGTCATCATGA
- a CDS encoding ABC transporter permease, with product MRRTGRASTAYLVVVFFILYAPILYLAYYSFNSGGSMRSFEGFTLEWYREVFRDTRLVIILLDTLAIALLSAAISTIIGVAGALAIVHVRERRFRSALLTLNNVLIVSPDVIIGASFLILFAAIGIKLGFVSVLVSHIAFSVPIVVLMVLPKLQEMSPTLIDAARDLGASRLDVLTRVVIPYIAPGILAGFFMALTYSLDDFAVTFFVTGNGFSTLSVEIYSRARQGISLTINALSTLVFLVTLALAIGYYIMNMQRTKPSRAEAGE from the coding sequence ATGAGAAGAACAGGGAGAGCCTCCACAGCCTACCTTGTCGTCGTCTTTTTCATCTTGTACGCCCCGATCCTCTACCTAGCGTACTACTCCTTCAATAGCGGAGGTTCCATGCGCAGTTTCGAGGGGTTTACCCTTGAATGGTATCGCGAGGTGTTTCGGGACACACGTCTCGTCATTATTCTCCTGGACACGCTGGCCATTGCCCTCCTGTCTGCTGCCATATCCACGATCATTGGAGTTGCAGGCGCGCTTGCCATCGTGCATGTCAGAGAGAGACGGTTTCGAAGTGCCCTGTTGACCCTGAACAACGTGCTGATCGTGAGCCCTGACGTCATTATCGGGGCGTCTTTTCTGATTCTGTTTGCCGCGATAGGAATCAAACTCGGGTTCGTCTCGGTTTTGGTGTCTCATATCGCCTTCAGCGTGCCCATTGTCGTGCTGATGGTTCTGCCCAAACTGCAGGAGATGAGTCCGACACTGATTGACGCTGCTCGAGATCTGGGAGCGAGCAGGCTGGATGTGCTGACCAGAGTGGTGATTCCATACATTGCTCCAGGGATTCTCGCCGGCTTTTTCATGGCCCTGACCTATTCGCTCGATGATTTCGCCGTGACGTTCTTCGTCACTGGAAATGGCTTTTCCACGCTATCTGTGGAAATCTACTCGCGAGCAAGGCAAGGAATCTCCTTGACCATCAATGCGCTGTCGACGCTGGTCTTCCTGGTCACTTTGGCCTTGGCCATCGGTTACTACATTATGAACATGCAGAGGACTAAGCCGAGCAGAGCGGAGGCCGGGGAATGA
- a CDS encoding ABC transporter permease, translated as MHNRTRNIYLIPYGLWIVSFVIAPILLIAYYSLFNIDGALSLENYRRFFTGVYLGMTLRSFWYAFLITAFSLLIAYPTAYLLTKTKHKQLWLLLIIMPSWMNLLLKTYAFIGMFGAYGPVNSLLNTVGIGARQILFTDFSFIFVAVYIFIPFMILPIFNALDELNPSLAAAARDLGASPWVTFRRVVFPLTINGVKSGCRAVFIPALSLFMITRLIAGNRVITLGTAIEQHFLVTQDWGMGSTIAVFLIIAMGLIMALTESRRAGK; from the coding sequence ATGCACAATAGGACGCGCAACATCTATCTCATTCCCTATGGATTGTGGATCGTTTCGTTTGTCATCGCTCCGATCCTGCTCATTGCGTATTACTCCTTGTTCAACATTGATGGGGCGTTGAGCCTGGAGAACTACAGGAGGTTCTTCACAGGGGTTTACCTGGGTATGACGCTCAGGTCATTTTGGTATGCCTTCCTGATTACGGCATTCTCTCTGCTCATTGCCTATCCGACGGCGTACCTGCTCACCAAGACAAAGCATAAACAGCTCTGGCTTCTGTTGATCATCATGCCGTCCTGGATGAACCTGCTTCTCAAGACATATGCCTTCATTGGCATGTTTGGGGCCTATGGCCCCGTCAATTCCCTGCTCAACACTGTGGGAATTGGAGCGAGGCAGATTCTGTTCACCGACTTCAGCTTCATTTTCGTGGCTGTATACATTTTCATCCCGTTCATGATTCTACCCATATTCAACGCACTTGACGAACTGAACCCATCGTTGGCTGCAGCAGCCCGAGATCTTGGGGCGTCGCCATGGGTCACGTTCCGCCGAGTGGTCTTCCCCTTAACGATTAACGGGGTCAAATCGGGATGTCGGGCCGTGTTTATCCCGGCACTGTCGCTGTTCATGATCACTCGCCTCATTGCCGGAAACCGCGTGATTACCCTTGGAACCGCTATTGAACAGCACTTCCTTGTTACGCAGGACTGGGGCATGGGTTCGACCATTGCTGTCTTCTTGATCATTGCCATGGGGTTGATCATGGCGCTGACAGAGAGTAGGAGGGCGGGTAAGTAG
- a CDS encoding ABC transporter ATP-binding protein produces MAADVVVRFEHITKQYDDDPAVLDDVSFELERGRFYTLLGPSGCGKTTIIRLIAGFIQPTAGHIYLDGQEISRISPSKRKVNTVFQDYALFPHLNVFENVAFGLLVKRMKKPAVEANVREALRFVDLEGLENRGIAGLSGGQQQRVAIARAIVNEPEVLLLDEPLSALDSKLRTEMQYELRELQRRLGITFVFVTHDQEEALALSDEVFVLNNGAIEQSGTPKDIYDEPVNRFVADFIGESNIVTGTMIRDCLVEFVGYQFECVDRGFRPNEPAEIVIRPEDLEITAKGQGKLQVRVDSQLFRGVHYEICCYDEDGNEWLVHSTKTAMVGDEIGLDFRPDDIHVMRLGETEGEFDRRLEAYEEARDAQ; encoded by the coding sequence ATAGCTGCAGATGTAGTTGTTCGTTTTGAGCACATCACCAAGCAATATGATGACGACCCTGCTGTGCTGGATGATGTTAGCTTCGAACTGGAAAGGGGCAGATTCTACACCCTGCTCGGCCCTTCTGGCTGCGGAAAGACTACGATTATCCGTTTGATTGCAGGATTTATCCAACCCACAGCAGGCCACATCTACCTTGATGGGCAAGAGATCAGCAGGATTTCGCCGAGCAAGCGCAAGGTGAACACTGTGTTCCAAGACTACGCGTTGTTTCCCCATTTGAACGTATTCGAGAATGTGGCCTTCGGCTTACTGGTCAAGAGGATGAAGAAGCCCGCAGTTGAAGCTAACGTACGGGAAGCCCTACGCTTTGTCGATCTAGAAGGCCTGGAGAACAGGGGGATCGCGGGGCTATCCGGCGGTCAGCAACAGCGCGTAGCTATCGCCCGGGCAATCGTGAATGAACCAGAGGTGCTTCTCTTGGATGAGCCGTTGTCGGCCCTTGACTCCAAACTTCGCACAGAAATGCAGTATGAACTCAGGGAGTTGCAGCGCCGTCTTGGAATCACATTCGTCTTTGTCACTCATGACCAGGAAGAGGCGCTTGCACTGTCTGATGAGGTTTTCGTCCTTAACAATGGTGCGATTGAGCAAAGTGGGACTCCGAAGGACATTTATGACGAACCGGTGAACCGCTTTGTGGCCGACTTTATTGGGGAATCCAACATCGTTACTGGAACCATGATCAGGGATTGTCTGGTGGAGTTTGTTGGTTATCAGTTTGAGTGCGTAGACAGGGGTTTTCGCCCTAACGAACCAGCTGAGATCGTCATTCGCCCTGAAGATTTGGAGATCACAGCGAAAGGCCAGGGCAAGCTGCAAGTTCGCGTAGATTCCCAGTTGTTCCGAGGCGTCCACTACGAAATCTGCTGCTATGATGAGGACGGGAACGAATGGCTTGTCCATTCAACTAAGACGGCCATGGTAGGCGATGAGATCGGGCTAGACTTTAGACCCGATGACATACATGTTATGCGGCTGGGCGAGACCGAAGGCGAATTCGACAGGCGTTTGGAAGCATATGAAGAGGCGCGCGATGCACAATAG
- a CDS encoding XRE family transcriptional regulator, translating to MNIGRKIKNLRLKKGLTQEELGERTDLTKGHISQIERDLSSPSIETFFNILEVLGCAPREFFDEEKREQKVVYTENDRTEFVDEERGYTIQWLVPESNENEMEPILLTIDPGGRFKQFEPSLADTFAYVLSGSVRVHLGTGVYCAKAGETIYYQASEEHQISNDSDGPSQLLLVATDSYL from the coding sequence ATGAACATCGGTCGAAAGATCAAAAACCTCCGGCTGAAGAAGGGGCTTACCCAAGAAGAGCTGGGCGAACGTACGGATCTTACTAAGGGCCATATCTCCCAAATAGAGCGTGACCTTAGCTCCCCATCAATTGAAACCTTCTTCAATATCCTTGAAGTCCTGGGTTGTGCACCGAGAGAGTTCTTTGACGAGGAAAAGCGCGAACAGAAGGTCGTGTATACCGAGAACGATCGGACCGAATTCGTGGATGAAGAACGAGGCTACACTATTCAATGGCTTGTCCCGGAATCGAACGAAAACGAGATGGAACCGATTCTGCTCACTATTGACCCGGGCGGAAGGTTCAAGCAGTTTGAGCCCTCTCTTGCCGACACTTTTGCCTACGTGCTGAGCGGAAGCGTCAGGGTCCACCTTGGAACCGGTGTTTACTGCGCCAAGGCAGGGGAGACCATTTACTACCAGGCATCAGAAGAGCATCAGATCTCGAACGATAGCGATGGCCCATCCCAACTGCTCCTAGTCGCCACTGATTCCTACCTGTGA